The Candidatus Mycolicibacterium alkanivorans genome contains a region encoding:
- a CDS encoding LamB/YcsF family protein, protein MPSVDLNADLGEGFGIWELGDDDAMLEIVTSANIACGFHAGDPVRLATTCRSAAATGVRIGAQVGYHDLSGFGRRYIDVDPEELTADVIYQIGALQALAQAAGSAVGYIKPHGALYNTIVKNRDQARAVAAAVHTVDPGMPVLGLSGSVFFEEARRLGMRTVAEAFADRAYRPDGQLVSRREKGAVLLDPNQIAERVATMVTSGRVTAADGSTIEVEVESVCVHGDSPGAVEIATAVRKRLLADGIELAAFI, encoded by the coding sequence GTGCCATCTGTGGACTTGAACGCAGACCTGGGCGAGGGCTTCGGGATCTGGGAGCTCGGCGACGACGACGCCATGCTCGAGATCGTCACCAGCGCCAATATCGCCTGCGGCTTCCACGCCGGCGACCCGGTGCGGCTGGCCACCACCTGCCGGTCCGCCGCGGCCACCGGTGTGCGCATCGGAGCCCAGGTCGGCTACCACGACCTCAGCGGCTTCGGACGCCGCTACATCGACGTCGATCCCGAAGAGCTGACCGCCGACGTGATCTATCAGATCGGGGCTTTGCAGGCACTGGCACAGGCCGCAGGATCCGCCGTCGGCTACATCAAACCCCATGGGGCGCTGTACAACACGATCGTCAAGAACCGTGATCAGGCCCGCGCCGTCGCCGCGGCCGTCCACACCGTCGACCCGGGTATGCCGGTCCTGGGGCTTTCCGGTTCCGTCTTCTTCGAGGAAGCCCGCCGGCTCGGCATGCGCACGGTCGCCGAGGCCTTCGCCGACCGCGCCTACCGCCCCGACGGGCAGCTGGTCTCCCGTCGGGAGAAGGGTGCCGTGCTGCTCGACCCCAACCAGATCGCCGAACGCGTCGCGACCATGGTGACCTCCGGCCGGGTCACCGCAGCCGACGGATCGACCATCGAGGTAGAGGTGGAATCCGTTTGCGTTCACGGTGATTCACCAGGTGCGGTGGAGATCGCCACCGCGGTGCGCAAACGCCTGCTGGCCGACGGGATCGAGCTGGCGGCATTCATCTGA
- a CDS encoding metal ABC transporter permease has product MTDKLSHLLDNLFSFHITSDLLSRDFVQQALIAAALLALVAGLIGPFIVMRQMSFAVHGSSELSLTGAAFALLAGLNVGIGALLGCGLAAILFGVLGQRARERDSAIGVVLAFGLGLAVLFIHLYPGRTGTSFALLTGQIVGVGYSGLALLVAVTVLVIAALAGSYRPLLFATADPEVAAARGVPVRVLGIVFAALVGVVAAQGVQIVGALLVMSLLITPAAAAARVFSSPVAVIAASVVFAEVSAVVGIVLSLAPGVPVSVFVTTISFVIYLVCWAISRRHHDPAAA; this is encoded by the coding sequence ATGACTGACAAGCTCTCGCACCTGCTGGACAACCTGTTCTCGTTCCACATCACCTCAGACCTGCTCAGCCGCGACTTCGTGCAGCAGGCCCTGATCGCGGCCGCACTGCTGGCATTGGTGGCGGGCCTGATCGGGCCCTTCATCGTGATGCGCCAGATGTCGTTCGCAGTGCACGGCTCCAGCGAGCTGTCGCTGACCGGTGCGGCGTTCGCACTGCTGGCCGGTCTCAACGTCGGCATCGGCGCGCTGCTGGGCTGCGGGCTGGCCGCCATCCTGTTCGGCGTCCTGGGCCAGCGGGCCCGCGAACGCGACTCGGCGATCGGCGTGGTGCTGGCGTTCGGGCTGGGCCTCGCCGTGCTGTTCATCCACCTCTACCCGGGCCGCACCGGAACCAGCTTCGCCCTGCTGACCGGGCAGATCGTCGGCGTCGGCTACTCCGGGCTGGCACTGCTGGTGGCGGTGACGGTGCTGGTGATCGCGGCGCTGGCAGGCAGCTACCGGCCGCTGCTGTTCGCGACCGCCGACCCCGAGGTGGCCGCCGCGCGCGGGGTCCCGGTGCGGGTGCTGGGCATCGTGTTCGCCGCGCTGGTCGGCGTGGTCGCCGCACAGGGCGTGCAGATCGTCGGGGCGCTGCTGGTGATGTCGCTGCTGATCACGCCGGCGGCGGCCGCTGCGCGGGTGTTCAGCTCGCCGGTGGCCGTGATCGCCGCGTCGGTGGTGTTCGCCGAGGTCTCGGCGGTGGTCGGCATCGTGCTGTCGCTGGCGCCCGGTGTACCGGTGTCGGTGTTCGTCACCACCATCTCGTTCGTGATCTATCTGGTGTGCTGGGCGATCAGCCGACGACATCACGACCCGGCGGCAGCCTGA
- a CDS encoding metal ABC transporter ATP-binding protein yields the protein MAAEVVSLTGARLAFGDRVLWDHLDLTVSAGEFIAILGPNGTGKTSLLKVLLGQLPLSAGTAAIEGRPIEAGSDRIGYVPQHRAVDRGLSLRGQDLVRLGVDGHRWGVAPLRRSERIRRREAVDRALAQVHALKLAQVAVGVMSGGELQRVRIAQALASDPVLLLCDEPLLNLDPANARLVAKLIDRRRQSGTAVMFVTHEVNPVLPYVDRVIYLVDGRFRIGTVAEVMTSETLSELYQADIQVVQVGSRYVVVGEHLDQSGHTLGHTHD from the coding sequence GTGGCTGCCGAAGTCGTCTCGTTGACCGGTGCCCGATTGGCCTTCGGCGACCGGGTGCTGTGGGACCACCTGGACCTGACGGTGTCGGCCGGGGAGTTCATCGCCATCCTCGGCCCGAACGGAACCGGCAAGACCTCGCTGCTCAAGGTGCTGCTGGGCCAGCTTCCGCTCAGTGCCGGCACCGCCGCCATCGAGGGCAGGCCGATCGAAGCGGGCAGCGATCGGATCGGCTACGTACCTCAGCACCGCGCCGTCGACCGCGGCCTGAGCCTGCGTGGACAGGATCTGGTTCGCCTCGGAGTCGACGGGCACCGCTGGGGTGTGGCGCCGCTGCGGCGCAGCGAGCGGATCCGGCGGCGCGAGGCCGTCGACCGGGCACTGGCCCAGGTCCACGCGCTCAAGCTGGCCCAAGTCGCCGTCGGCGTGATGTCCGGCGGCGAGCTGCAGCGGGTGCGCATCGCGCAGGCGCTGGCCAGCGACCCCGTCCTGCTGCTGTGCGACGAGCCGCTGCTCAACCTGGATCCAGCCAACGCGCGGCTGGTCGCCAAGCTCATCGACCGCCGCCGCCAGTCCGGCACCGCGGTCATGTTCGTCACCCACGAGGTCAACCCCGTGCTGCCGTACGTCGACCGGGTCATCTACCTCGTCGACGGCCGATTCCGGATCGGCACGGTAGCCGAGGTCATGACATCCGAGACGCTCTCGGAGCTGTACCAAGCAGACATCCAGGTCGTCCAGGTCGGAAGCCGCTACGTGGTCGTCGGCGAACACCTCGACCAGTCCGGGCACACCCTGGGGCACACCCATGACTGA
- a CDS encoding metal ABC transporter solute-binding protein, Zn/Mn family, translating to MILRGGAVAVLSALVLSAGLSGCGGAKNDGAGAPSTMPTVVASTDVWGSIAHAVAGDHAKVTSIITNASADPHSFEASPSDAAAISDATLVVYNGGGYDHWVDDVLADHPAVASVNAYSLHAAAPGEPSPANEHVFYDLGTAKAVAAAVADRLAQDDPTHAADYKNNAADFNRSADAIAHTEKSIRTTHPGAAVAATEPVAHYLLVAAGLTDKTPAGFASAVEQDTDPAPVDIAAMLDLIKNRQVAAVVFNNQTVTAVTKQVQAAAQNAGVPLVDVTETLPAGSDYLTWQRDTANRLAGALQQNR from the coding sequence ATGATCCTGCGCGGTGGTGCGGTTGCGGTGCTCTCGGCACTGGTGCTGTCGGCGGGGCTGAGCGGATGTGGCGGTGCGAAGAACGACGGGGCCGGCGCCCCGTCCACGATGCCCACCGTCGTCGCCTCGACCGACGTCTGGGGCAGCATCGCGCATGCGGTCGCCGGCGACCACGCCAAGGTGACCTCGATCATCACCAACGCCTCGGCCGACCCGCACTCCTTCGAGGCCAGCCCGTCGGACGCGGCCGCCATCTCCGACGCCACGCTGGTGGTCTACAACGGCGGGGGCTACGACCACTGGGTCGACGACGTCCTGGCCGACCACCCGGCCGTGGCCTCGGTCAACGCCTACTCGCTGCACGCGGCCGCACCCGGTGAACCCAGCCCGGCCAACGAGCACGTCTTCTACGACCTGGGCACCGCCAAAGCCGTTGCCGCCGCGGTCGCCGACCGGCTGGCTCAGGACGATCCCACCCACGCCGCCGACTACAAGAACAACGCAGCCGACTTCAACCGCAGCGCCGACGCCATCGCACACACCGAAAAGTCCATCCGCACAACACATCCCGGTGCGGCCGTGGCGGCAACCGAACCCGTCGCCCACTACCTGCTGGTCGCCGCCGGCCTGACCGACAAGACCCCGGCGGGATTCGCCAGCGCGGTGGAACAGGACACCGACCCCGCACCCGTCGACATCGCCGCCATGCTCGACCTGATCAAGAACCGTCAGGTGGCCGCCGTGGTGTTCAACAACCAGACCGTGACCGCGGTGACCAAGCAGGTTCAGGCCGCCGCCCAGAACGCCGGCGTTCCCCTCGTCGACGTCACCGAGACACTGCCCGCGGGCAGCGACTACCTGACCTGGCAGCGCGATACCGCCAACCGGTTGGCGGGCGCACTGCAGCAAAACCGATAA
- a CDS encoding LacI family DNA-binding transcriptional regulator produces MSRSPAPRRRATLASLAAELKVSRTTISNAYNRPDQLSADLRARVLATAKRLGYPGPDPVARSLRTRRAGATGLLITEPLTYSFSDPAALNFVAGVAESCEEAGQGLLLVAAGPGRSVSDGTNAVLSAGVDGFVVYAAADDDPYLQTVLQRHVPVVVVDQPKHVPGASRVGVDDRAAMRELADYVVGLGHREIGLLTMRLGSERRAGDESSGLVTPDRLQSSHFGVQSERIAGVRDAMAAAGLDPDRLTLVESYQHLPASGASAAELALQTNPHLTALMCTADVLALSAMDYLRAHGIYVPGQMTVTGFDGIPDALSRGLTTVSQPTLEKGKHAGRLLHNPPRGGLPVIEVLPTELVRGRTAGPPA; encoded by the coding sequence ATGTCCAGAAGTCCCGCGCCGCGGCGCCGGGCCACCCTGGCCTCATTGGCGGCCGAGCTGAAGGTATCGCGCACCACCATCTCCAACGCCTACAACCGGCCCGATCAGCTGTCGGCCGATCTGCGTGCGCGGGTGCTGGCCACCGCCAAGCGCCTGGGCTACCCTGGGCCGGATCCGGTGGCCCGCTCGCTGCGGACTCGTCGGGCCGGTGCCACCGGGCTGCTCATCACCGAGCCGCTGACCTACTCGTTCAGCGACCCCGCCGCGCTCAATTTCGTTGCCGGGGTAGCCGAATCGTGTGAGGAGGCCGGCCAGGGGCTGCTTCTGGTCGCCGCCGGTCCGGGCCGCAGCGTGTCCGATGGCACCAATGCGGTGCTCTCGGCAGGAGTGGACGGCTTCGTCGTGTACGCCGCCGCCGACGACGATCCCTATCTGCAGACCGTTCTGCAACGACACGTTCCGGTGGTCGTGGTCGACCAGCCCAAACATGTCCCCGGGGCCTCCCGGGTGGGGGTTGACGACCGGGCCGCGATGCGCGAATTGGCCGACTACGTCGTCGGTCTGGGCCACCGCGAGATCGGCCTGCTGACCATGCGGCTCGGCAGTGAACGCCGGGCCGGCGACGAGAGTTCAGGCCTCGTCACGCCGGACCGGTTGCAAAGCTCGCACTTCGGTGTCCAAAGCGAGCGGATCGCCGGTGTGCGCGATGCGATGGCCGCGGCGGGGCTGGATCCCGACCGGCTTACCCTCGTGGAGAGCTACCAACATCTGCCCGCCTCGGGTGCCAGCGCCGCCGAACTGGCGCTGCAGACCAACCCGCACCTCACCGCGCTGATGTGCACCGCGGACGTGCTGGCGCTCTCGGCGATGGATTACCTTCGCGCCCACGGCATTTACGTTCCCGGCCAGATGACGGTCACCGGATTCGACGGTATCCCCGACGCGCTGAGCCGGGGTCTGACCACGGTGTCTCAGCCGACTCTGGAGAAGGGCAAGCATGCCGGGCGGCTGCTGCACAACCCGCCGCGCGGCGGACTGCCGGTCATCGAGGTCCTTCCCACCGAGCTGGTTCGCGGGCGCACCGCCGGGCCGCCGGCCTAG
- the otsB gene encoding trehalose-phosphatase — protein MALPDDLHRALTDVARVPRLLVASDFDGTVAPIVSNPSDARPIPSAAEALAALAALRETTAALISGRARRDLTELSGAPAEVHLVGSHGSEFDATFLDAIDDSARALLVDLEQTMAALAARYPGATIETKPVSVTFHVRNAAPEHAQEALDAALAAVRDWDVHVTEGKAVREFAVIDTDKGEAIELLRRRGEADAVVFFGDDVTDEKAFRRLSGADIGVKVGSGDTRAAYRVDAPDDVAVALQVLHDIRREWLGA, from the coding sequence GTGGCTCTCCCCGACGATCTGCACCGTGCGCTGACCGACGTGGCGCGGGTCCCGCGCCTGCTGGTGGCCTCCGACTTCGACGGCACCGTCGCACCCATCGTCTCCAACCCGTCCGACGCCCGGCCGATCCCGTCGGCGGCCGAGGCGCTGGCCGCGCTGGCCGCGTTGCGGGAGACCACCGCGGCGTTGATCTCCGGGCGGGCGCGCCGTGACCTGACCGAACTGTCCGGGGCGCCGGCCGAAGTCCACCTGGTGGGCAGCCACGGATCGGAGTTCGACGCCACCTTCCTCGACGCCATCGACGACTCCGCCAGAGCGCTGCTGGTCGACCTCGAGCAGACGATGGCCGCACTGGCCGCGCGGTACCCGGGGGCGACCATCGAGACCAAGCCCGTCAGCGTGACCTTCCACGTGCGCAACGCCGCGCCCGAACATGCCCAGGAAGCCCTCGACGCCGCACTGGCCGCGGTCCGGGACTGGGACGTCCATGTCACCGAGGGCAAGGCGGTGCGGGAGTTCGCGGTGATCGACACCGACAAGGGCGAGGCGATCGAGCTGCTGCGCCGTCGGGGCGAGGCGGACGCGGTGGTGTTCTTCGGCGACGACGTCACCGACGAGAAGGCGTTTCGCCGGCTGAGCGGAGCCGACATCGGAGTCAAGGTCGGTTCGGGCGACACCCGGGCCGCCTACCGGGTCGATGCACCCGACGACGTGGCGGTTGCCCTTCAGGTTCTGCACGACATCCGGCGTGAGTGGCTGGGCGCCTAG
- the kstR gene encoding cholesterol catabolism transcriptional regulator KstR, which yields MSSPAQKSSAGSGSQRREVMPVSVLAESELGSEAQRERRERILDATAAIASKGGYEAVQMRAVADRADVAVGTLYRYFPSKVHLLVSALAREFDRIDAKTDRSAVAGGTPFQRLNFMMGKLNRAMQRNPLLTEAMTRAYVFADASAAGEVDHVEKIIDSMFARAMSDGEPTEDQYHIARVISDVWLSNLLAWLTRRASATDVSKRLDLAVRLLVGDACTP from the coding sequence ATGTCGTCGCCCGCGCAGAAGTCGTCGGCCGGTTCAGGGTCGCAGCGGCGTGAGGTGATGCCGGTGTCAGTACTCGCCGAATCGGAACTCGGTTCAGAAGCCCAGCGTGAACGCCGCGAGCGCATCCTCGACGCGACCGCGGCGATCGCCTCCAAGGGCGGTTACGAGGCCGTTCAGATGCGCGCGGTCGCCGATCGCGCCGACGTGGCGGTCGGCACGCTCTACCGCTACTTCCCGTCCAAGGTGCACCTGCTGGTTTCGGCGCTGGCCCGAGAGTTCGACCGGATCGACGCCAAGACCGACCGCTCGGCCGTCGCCGGCGGCACCCCGTTTCAGCGACTCAACTTCATGATGGGCAAGCTCAACCGGGCCATGCAGCGCAACCCGTTGCTGACCGAGGCGATGACGCGGGCCTACGTCTTCGCCGACGCCTCTGCGGCCGGCGAGGTTGATCACGTCGAGAAGATCATCGACAGCATGTTCGCGCGCGCTATGAGCGATGGCGAGCCGACCGAGGATCAGTACCACATCGCCCGGGTCATCTCCGATGTGTGGCTGTCCAACCTGCTGGCGTGGCTCACGCGGCGGGCCTCGGCCACCGACGTGAGCAAACGTCTGGACCTCGCGGTGCGGTTGCTCGTCGGCGACGCGTGCACGCCCTAG
- a CDS encoding pyridoxal phosphate-dependent aminotransferase, which translates to MNHHVALRAGIPPFYVMDVWLAAAERQRTHGDLVNLSAGQPSVGAPEPVRAAAAAALEASQLGYTVALGIPELREAIAGSYGDRYGIDVSVDDVVLTTGSSGGFLLAFLACFDVGDRVAIASPGYPCYRNILSALGCEVVEIPCGPETRFQPTVQMLAELDPPVQGVIVASPANPTGTVIPPAELAAIASWCDEAGVRLISDEVYHGLTYPGAPETSCAWQTSRNAVVANSFSKYYAMTGWRLGWLLVPAELRRAVDCLTGNFTICPPVLPQYAAVAAFTPEAVAEAESHLHQYALNRETLLSGLRQIGITRLAPTDGAFYVYADISDFTSDSLTLCEKLLADTGLAIAPGIDFDTVHGGSFVRLSFAGPASDIDEALRRLGPWLER; encoded by the coding sequence GTGAACCATCACGTCGCGCTGCGGGCAGGCATTCCACCGTTCTATGTGATGGACGTCTGGCTGGCCGCCGCCGAGCGCCAACGCACCCACGGCGACCTGGTCAACCTGTCTGCCGGACAGCCCAGCGTCGGCGCTCCCGAGCCGGTACGTGCGGCCGCGGCCGCAGCCCTTGAGGCCAGCCAGCTCGGCTACACCGTCGCGCTGGGCATCCCGGAGTTACGGGAGGCGATCGCCGGGTCGTACGGCGACCGATACGGGATCGACGTGAGTGTCGACGACGTCGTGCTAACCACCGGCTCGTCGGGCGGATTCCTGCTGGCCTTCCTGGCCTGTTTCGACGTTGGCGACCGGGTGGCCATCGCCAGCCCCGGCTACCCGTGCTACCGCAACATCCTCTCGGCACTGGGTTGCGAGGTCGTCGAGATCCCCTGCGGGCCGGAGACGCGATTTCAGCCGACGGTGCAGATGCTGGCAGAGCTCGATCCGCCGGTGCAGGGTGTGATCGTGGCGAGCCCGGCCAACCCGACCGGCACGGTGATCCCGCCAGCCGAACTGGCCGCGATCGCGTCTTGGTGCGACGAGGCCGGCGTGCGGCTGATCAGTGATGAGGTGTACCACGGGCTGACCTATCCCGGCGCGCCGGAGACCTCGTGCGCGTGGCAGACATCGCGCAATGCGGTTGTGGCGAACAGCTTTTCGAAGTACTACGCGATGACCGGATGGCGGTTGGGGTGGCTGCTGGTGCCCGCGGAGTTGCGCCGCGCAGTGGACTGCCTGACGGGGAACTTCACGATCTGCCCACCGGTGCTGCCGCAGTACGCCGCGGTGGCCGCGTTCACCCCGGAGGCGGTGGCTGAGGCCGAGAGCCACCTGCATCAGTACGCGCTGAACCGGGAGACGCTGCTCAGTGGACTGCGCCAGATCGGGATCACCCGGCTGGCACCGACCGACGGCGCGTTCTACGTCTACGCCGACATCTCGGACTTCACCTCGGATTCATTGACGCTCTGCGAAAAGCTGCTTGCCGATACCGGTTTGGCGATTGCCCCGGGCATCGACTTCGACACCGTCCACGGCGGCTCGTTCGTGCGACTGTCGTTCGCCGGGCCGGCCTCCGACATCGACGAGGCGCTGCGTCGGCTGGGGCCCTGGCTGGAGCGTTAG
- a CDS encoding nitroreductase/quinone reductase family protein: MAFAPDTWPRQFRDLIRQSNKYLLNPLMLRLAGTKYWYASVVHHTGRRSGKHFATPVVADRVGDRFIVPLPYGTQVDWLRNVLTAGGARITTKGQTFDVTAPEIISATEALPLLPRDRRRTFERTGIEHYLRATIDSTS, from the coding sequence ATGGCATTCGCACCGGATACCTGGCCACGCCAGTTCCGCGACCTGATTCGGCAGTCGAACAAGTATCTGCTCAATCCGCTGATGCTCCGATTGGCGGGCACCAAGTACTGGTACGCCTCGGTCGTCCACCACACCGGCCGGCGATCCGGCAAGCACTTCGCCACCCCGGTGGTGGCTGACCGGGTCGGCGACCGGTTCATCGTGCCCCTGCCCTATGGCACCCAGGTGGATTGGCTGCGCAACGTGCTGACCGCCGGAGGAGCTCGCATCACGACCAAGGGGCAGACCTTCGACGTCACCGCTCCGGAGATCATCAGCGCGACCGAGGCGCTGCCGCTGCTGCCGCGCGACCGGCGCCGGACGTTCGAGCGGACCGGGATCGAGCACTATCTGCGCGCCACCATCGACTCCACGTCGTGA
- a CDS encoding alpha,alpha-trehalose-phosphate synthase (UDP-forming), with product MSGGRKSTSSGTSDFVVVANRLPIDMERLPDGSVTWKRSPGGLVTALEPLLRRRRGAWIGWPGIVDGPEDPIVEDELQLFPVRLSADEFAEYYEGFSNATLWPLYHDVIVKPIYRRDWWDRYVDVNRRFAEATSRAAAEGATVWVQDYQLQLVPKMLRMLRPDLTIGFFLHIPFPPVELFMQMPWRTEIIEGLLGADLVGFHLPGGAQNFLFLSRRLVGANTSRASVGVRSRFGEVQLGFRTVKVGAFPISIDSTDLDRTARHRGIRRRAREIRAELGNPRKILLGVDRLDYTKGIDVRLKAFSELLSEGRAKRDDTVLVQLATPSRERVKSYRILRNEIEQQVGHINGEYGEVGHPVVHYLHRPVPRDELIAFFVAADVMLVTPFRDGMNLVAKEYVACRSDLGGALVLSEFTGAAAELRQAYLTNPHDLEGLKDTIEAALNQTSEEGRRRMRALRRQVLAHDVDRWARSFLDALADAKPAGHSGP from the coding sequence GTGTCCGGAGGCCGGAAATCCACCAGCTCCGGAACCTCTGACTTCGTAGTGGTCGCCAACCGCCTGCCGATCGACATGGAGCGGCTGCCGGACGGCTCCGTCACGTGGAAACGCAGCCCCGGTGGCCTGGTCACCGCGCTGGAACCACTGTTGCGCCGTCGACGCGGCGCCTGGATAGGGTGGCCGGGCATCGTCGACGGCCCCGAGGACCCGATCGTCGAAGACGAGCTTCAGCTGTTCCCGGTGCGGCTGAGCGCCGATGAGTTCGCCGAGTACTACGAGGGGTTCTCCAACGCCACACTGTGGCCGCTCTATCACGATGTGATCGTCAAGCCGATCTACCGCCGTGACTGGTGGGACCGCTACGTCGACGTCAACCGGCGGTTCGCGGAGGCGACGTCACGGGCGGCCGCCGAGGGTGCCACGGTGTGGGTGCAGGATTACCAGCTTCAGCTGGTACCCAAGATGCTGCGGATGTTGCGCCCGGATCTGACGATCGGCTTCTTCCTGCACATCCCGTTCCCGCCGGTCGAACTGTTCATGCAGATGCCCTGGCGCACCGAGATCATCGAAGGCCTCCTGGGCGCCGACCTGGTCGGGTTCCATCTGCCCGGCGGTGCCCAGAACTTCCTGTTCCTGTCCCGACGGTTGGTGGGCGCCAACACATCCCGTGCATCGGTGGGTGTGCGGTCCCGGTTCGGTGAAGTCCAGCTCGGTTTTCGGACGGTGAAGGTCGGGGCCTTCCCCATCTCGATCGACTCCACCGACCTCGACCGAACCGCCCGTCACCGCGGCATCCGGCGCCGCGCCCGCGAGATTCGCGCCGAGTTGGGCAACCCGCGCAAGATCCTGCTGGGCGTGGACCGGCTGGACTACACCAAGGGCATCGACGTTCGGCTCAAAGCGTTTTCGGAGTTGCTCTCCGAAGGGCGGGCTAAACGTGATGACACCGTGCTGGTTCAGCTGGCCACCCCGAGCCGCGAGCGGGTGAAGAGCTACCGCATCCTGCGCAACGAAATCGAACAGCAGGTCGGCCACATCAACGGTGAGTACGGCGAGGTCGGCCATCCGGTGGTGCACTATCTGCACCGCCCGGTGCCGCGCGACGAGCTCATCGCGTTCTTCGTGGCCGCCGACGTCATGCTGGTCACCCCGTTCCGGGACGGGATGAACCTGGTGGCCAAGGAGTACGTCGCGTGCCGCAGCGACCTCGGCGGAGCGCTGGTGCTCAGCGAGTTCACCGGCGCCGCAGCCGAATTGCGCCAGGCCTACCTGACCAACCCGCACGACCTCGAAGGGCTCAAGGACACCATCGAGGCCGCGCTGAACCAGACCTCCGAGGAGGGCCGCCGGCGGATGCGCGCACTGCGGCGCCAGGTGCTGGCCCACGATGTCGACCGGTGGGCCCGGTCCTTCCTCGATGCACTCGCCGACGCCAAACCGGCCGGCCACAGCGGGCCCTAG